The Mauremys reevesii isolate NIE-2019 linkage group 7, ASM1616193v1, whole genome shotgun sequence genome includes the window accaaaaaagcTGGCAGCGCTCCTGTCTGTACCTTCTTCCACACAGCCCTTATGCATGGGATGAATTGCTTGAGCTGATCTGCAAGGCTCCTTTATCCTGTCCACATTGAAGCCCCTCTTGAAGACTCACTTCTGCTGTGCTGGGTATGATGAATTGCAGTGACTTGAATAAAAATGGTCTATTGTTGGACCTCTATCTTCTTCTCTGACTGTTtttggattgtaagctcctttGAACAATGACCACCCAGTCTCGAATGTTTGGAAAGAGTCAACCACATCTTGGGCAGTGTCATAAATTAAAAAATGATAATAGTGTTAGAGGAATGTCTCACTCTTTACTATGAAACCAACCCATTGTTATGTACTGATGGCAGCTGCTTTTGCGGGGGATGAgagtgcaagctctttggggcaggacccatcattttgttctgtgattgtacagcccctagcacaatggggccccaatccatgactggggctcctaggcactactgcaatacaaacaaataataaataataataataataatacaacatTTTAGTGCAAACTAAGGCTTTTTACCCTATggcttaaaaaaagagaaaagttcCTTCCCTGTGTTTGAAATGAGCACTAGAAATTAACCCTGTTACTGTCACATGGCTTTATGGATAATCTCCTTTTAGGGTAAAGTTCAAGCTGCacagaaagccagcacaagctCACACATCACTTAAGCCTGATTTTGAGGGCTCAAGTGGGACTGAACTGGTGCATAGGCCATGTGCCAGGCCCTCTGCTAGGTTCATCATATAAAGTGGATACCCTTCATAATCCAATAGTCGGATGAGATGCTTTTCCATTAGTATCCAACATGCTGGGCATTAGGGGTGCTGTGATGCTCACAATATCCCTTGGAAAGCCACCATATGCGTATTTATAATAGGCTAACAGCTAGTTGCTAATTTCTGTGGTTTTGGGATCTCACTTTAAAACTTCTAACGCTGATGGTGTCATATCAATAATAAGATGAATAATTAAAACCTTTCCAAGAGGTAGAGGTAGATTTGTCCTTTTGAACCTAGGTTTTTGGCTAACCAAAGTAGTGTAAAGTTGCCACCTCTGTTCTAATAGATTACTGCACATAAGTCACACGTTtgaagtgctgtacaaacattaattccAGAAAAACAACTTTCTGCTATCTTTGGCGGCGAGCATCTTTGTTATAAAATGAAACTGTTGGACTGAGCTAGTCTCATCTAcactaacattctgttcactgcATTAGTTCTGTGGTGACTTGAGCATTAGTAGAACCATGTTAATCCCCTTTGTTTATTTGGAAACCCAGAGCTCCTGCATTGCTTCTCAGCAATGTTTTATTAGCAGAACCTTGGAGTGAGGTCTCGCATTCCAAACACTAACATCAATGTATTGATCCATATGTTTGTAACTGTACCATGAAGCAAAATTAAACTATTCTCATCCAAATAACTGAACCAAATGCACTTAGTAATGCTGTATCCTTTGCTTTGGTTTGTTTGCACCTCGTTACCTGCAATGGATCTTCCATTCACTGGCAAGAATTGCTGCACTGAATCTGCCAATGGCAGATATTTCTGCTTCTTGGACTAATTCAGAAAGAGGTTCAAGTTAGTGAACAGAAAAGGCTGAAGATGAAGAAATTCTGGTGCACCTATTTTTAACGTGCAAGATAAAGTAAGGGaagcatagcccagaggagagtgtttAAGTGGCTAACAAAGTGGAACTGTCAGGGACctgacacccagttaagcacaagcaagtcTTTCTCTAGCCAGAGGCAAGGGAGTAACAAGCTGACTCCCAGTTCTGGGCAACCCAACAACCATCacataagctaaacagattgagctctatTAGTTTTTACTATAAGGCTTGTTTTCTCATCCTTTAAATCAttatcatggctcttctctgaaccccttcTAATTTATCAGAATCCTTCTTAAATTGTGGGCACTAAgagtggacacagtattccagtatcagtcacACTTGTGTCAGATATAGAGATAACATatcctccctactcctacttgatcttcccctgtttatacatccaaggatcacattagcccttttgccaCAGTAttgttcatgttcagctgattatagAGGCACTGCTTCCCTAGATAGTCTCCcatcttgtaagtatggcctacattctttcttcctatatgtatacatttagccatattaaaatgcttgAACCTggcttaccaagcgatccagataaCTCCATcaggtgacctgtcctcttcattatttaccactcccttaagctgtgtgtcatttgcaaactttatccaTGATAATTTTACGTTCTCTTCCAGGCCATGGCTAAAAAGCATAGAGCCGGGAACCGATCCTTGCAGGACACCAGAAGGAACACACCCATTCTGATTCTTTGTTTACAATTACGTTTTGAGAcacatcagttagccagtttttaaatccatttaatttTTGCTTTGTTGATTTTGTATTGTTCTATTTTCTTAGCCAAAATGATGTGTTGTACCAACTctaatgccttacagaagtctattacatcaacactattacctttatcaatcaaacttgaAATCACAGAAAAAAGTCAAATTAGCCTGACAaggtctattttccataaacctacattttaaaatgtcagtacTGACTGGACCTGACTACCCCAAAGTGCACTTCAGTATGCAGAGATATTCATGCTCACGTAAGAATGGGGAGCACTGATACTGCAGTGCATTTCCGAACAAAAACAAGCCAAATCCTCCAGTTGTTAGAACGGAATTCTGCAATGTACTGAGTGCTTTCAATTTCCATTGATTTGAGAGTGCGTAGGTCTTTGCAGGACTAGGATCTCAGTCCTTACTCTCACACTattcccattggagtcaatgccTCATGCAAACTGTAGCAGTCATAAATCTGTCCTTGTATAATTTCTATAAAATACTTACAAATACCTATCGTTTGCATCAGACTTGTTGAAAAAGACAAAGCTTGAACCTGGCTAGACATTGTGTTACGTGGACTTGGATAGTGGAGCATTTAAAAGTACAGTATATTGAATGTAATGGAGTTTGATTGAAGAGCATCTAAATAGCAGATCTGTTGACAAAATAATGGATGGTTATATGCAGGAAGAGTTATCATTGATTATCTAAAAGCCTCTCTGTGCACAAAGAAAGGACTTTCTAATTTGAACTTTTGTAATCAAAGAAAACCAGATGAACTACAAATGGTAATATACATTTATTGGTATTGGATTAATTAAATCTTGCAGGTTTGCCCAAAACCTTTTCAAGTGTCATCTCTAGAGCAATGTTTATTTGCACTAATGAAAGAAATGGAATTCAGAAATGGCCTTTAGGAAATGCGTAAGTTGTGCAGTCCATTAATATGAAAAGGAAATGCAGACTGCAAAAATCTTTCTCAGTGCAAGTAGCATTAACTCAATTTGGACTAGCTTGTGCTTACCACAGTTTGCTTTTAAGCATTTGAGCCCAAATATGTAACACAGTGACAGTGGGAAATGCTTTAGATTAAGCAGCTAATGTAAAAATCATTTACTGAATATATTTTTTATCAAATTCTCTCgttgctgcaagctccaggcttGATACTTCAAGTGGCTGAGGATGTCCTGGGAATCGTGAAGCCATCTTTTGTCCTACTGAAGATCAATGGGACTGAAGGATTCGGCACACCTTATAGGACTGTGGCTGAAATCTGAGAAGCAGGTGACAAACTCCTAGAATCACAGGAGAtatggttggaagagacctcaggaggtcatctagtccctaGGACAAGTCATGCCACCACCATGATTACAATCCTGTGATGTGAAAATGCTGTAGGCTTTCTTGCTAATTAAAACTGAACTACAAAagtgttggaaaaatcatagtgctaataaagcctttccgtattaggcctgagtaaaccaaagttatgttatgattgtccaaaccgtgttggaaagcttacagaacttattagactgaaggccgtgtatctacctaagtcagctatttcgcttatcagttttgtttggctccccaagtgtatgcagctgcgttcacatgtatgcatccaaagtatctagtacaaagggtcaacggatgtatcttgtgtccccttcagaataacaaatgtatcctcaacagctgtatgtatcttgtagcccccacaaaatgatatatgtatcctgcatatccaattatcccctaacagatgcatgtacaggttctacaggtcaaccaaataacgtagacaaacgtaggctaagttgtttgtttcggggtataaaggtaggcccatctggccatgtaaggtgtgtctctttctctggcactagccgagaggaacacccgctcagctgaccgatcaataaagggtgtggtactcgtcttcctgtctccgtgcctccttggtgtaattaggtaagctccaggggaaaacgagcccttttggctaacaaaagcagcaaagagtcttgtggcaccttatagactaacagacattttgaagcatgagctttcatgggtgaatacattTATTGGtatttcacccacaaaagctcatgctccaaaacgtctgttagtctataaggtgccacaagactctttgctgcttttacagatccagactaacacggctacccctctgatactgaactaCAAAAGATACACATGAGCCATTTTCAAGTGTTTTAAGGGTgcatttatgtaaaaaaaaaaaagagcagattAAACAGCAAAAAGGATTTCTAAGTCTATTGCCTAAAAATGATGTACTGGTCcagtgaaaaataaataaatagcagccAGTCATGTAGTCTGTCGTACCAGGGACTAAGCCCTGAAAAGCCAGCTGAAGATCAGAATGCAGCTCCCAGTCCCTGCTTCCCTAGCAGCTGGGCCAAGCTGGGATGAACACACCACACCTTGGAGCTCCACCATGGAGCTCCACAACCGAGGAGCTAGcttatagattttaaggccaaaagggatcattatgatcggCTAGTCTGCTCTCCTTCATAGCATAACATTTCAGCAGCTGCTAGCTCAGTATCGTGTGGGGGTACTAGAGGATTTCCAGGCTTTGTTTAAAGCCTTACAAGAGATGGAGAATTTCCCACATCCTTTGTAGCCTGTTCTAGTTACCCTCACTGTTCAAAATAGCAAAGGACAGTGACAGTGCTCATCGCTTTCAGTGTCTCAGAGTGAGGGATAAGAGTGAGAGTTTTGGTTTTGAAGGTAGATGTGCTTCCAGAAAAGTCACTAGCGTGGGGCTAAAAATTGGGCAAGAATTGGGCAAGGACTTCATGGTTTGGCCTCAAAGACAAAATCCTTTACAGTTTAAAAAACCAACCAATATAAGGTGTCCTAGACAGTAGCTTCATGCATCAGTAGGAGAGACGAAATTATTCTGCAGCCCTGCCGGAATGATCATTAGTACAATGGTAGAGTCCCAGCATTGTCTGCCTCTCATAAATTATAGGTCTCTCCCCTTCATTCCTGGTGGAATGTCCCATATCACATACGTGTCCTTTATTTACACTGTGCATCTTTTCATGTTACTGGGAAATTTGCTTCCATTGTGCCAATGAAAAGCAAAAACTGAAGTTCAGTACAAGAAACCTTAAACTGCAATTTAGTCCAATAGATACATACAGTAGCTGGTCATCTGTGTGCATTACAGCTCTCCCTGATCAATAGTAATTCAGTGCTATAGCATGCTGTATCATCATCTGACAGATGTTTTAAGACTTGATTAGTCGTAGGCTCTTTCCAGGGCCCACTGGGACACTACTACAATGTTCAATTATAAAGTCCTCCTTCTGAAAGTATGAAACAGGGGATTTCTCATTTCCCAGATAGGAGACGCCTCACTGAAATGCCAGAGATTTCTCACTTCCCTGTTTCTAAAAGCTCTAGCTGATTTTTTCCTAACGGAGTCTTGAGGATGGAACTCAGATCTCGTCCCCAGCAAGACAAAAAGATGTGCACAAGAGTGTTTTGGGTGGTGTTTCCTCATGCCTGCTTCATCTCTTCTTTAGTGATCTATGCTTTTCTGGGGGCTGTCATGTTTTCTCACATTGAGGGTAACAGAAATTGTAATGAAAGTAAAGAATATAAGGATTTTATGCTGAAGCTGTGGAACCTCTCTAAAGATTTAACAGGTATGTGCAGTAATAGAAAAATGACTTCGCTTACAGGGTATTACCAATCCCCTTGTCATTCAAATTAGAACGCTTAACTTGTGACTATATACTTCAAAATAATGAAGGGTAAGCGTGGAGGCAGCTTTTCCTTATGTTTACAATGTATTTATTTGCTTTAATTATGATTTCCAGGCTGTAAACTTCCACGATCCCTATGTGAATGTTTGACTAGATTTTTGTAGTGCTTATCTACTTCTCTTTTTCTTGCATCACTGGAAAGATTTAAAGTTACCCTGGGTAGCTAAACAGTGACTGATTTCTTAGCTATTGTAACATCCCTCATGTGGGTCTCCTTTAGTCACCTAGTAATCGGAGGTCAGCCTGCTGccttacaaaacaaaaacattacagTTCAGAGAGTCAAAGGAAAGCTGGATCCTAATAATCATTTATATGAAGGATGGGTCCAAATACAGGGGATATAATGTCAGGATGGCAAAGAAAGAGAGGGTGGTAGCACTTATTCATTGTCTACAGCAGACTACATAGATAAAAGAGCTTTAAGTGAATGGTCACTGGCTctttctgagggcttgtctacacttaaaaaattaacaaaataacAACTCCAGAATAATTATTCCAGAAGAGTTATTTATTTCAGTATAAACCCTCTGTGGACACTTATTCCAGAATACGAGTGCCTTTTTTCAACTGAGCTTACTCTATTTTGGAAGTGATTTTTATCAGGAGGGATTACAGGGAGTAAGTCACACTCCAAAGATGCCTATATGTGCAGGCTATAGGAGTAGCTGCTAGAGATAATGCATTTGGTATTTATCCACAGGTAGGGGCCATGGGTCTCAGCAGTAGACCACAAATGGAGACTTTTCTGTTTATCTTCTGATTACAAATTGTTTTACTTTCTTAAGTAAAAGACCATGCTGGTTGCACCTCTTTTCCCTCTCACCTCTGTCTCCCCGTAGTTCAATTATTCAATCAGAAGAAGAATAAACCAGGTACCTAAAAGAGAAGAGCTGGATGTCATGAAAGACAGATGTCAAATTTTGTGTCATTCTCTCTTTGGTATATCTTCtatctttctctttttaaaaattacccaGTTTCTTTGTACTCATTTTTTAATATTATATGCTTTCACCCATCAGCCCACCCTCCTCTGTTTCTTCACCATAGCTACTagcctgactctgcttacagcaTGGGCAAGATATGTTTGTGTGTGGATATGTTCTTCTTTTAAAGTaacagagccagattctcagccggcataatggagttatgctgatttacagcagctgctgGTGTGGCCCAGCGTCTTGAAGCAGTTACCGCATGCTATTTTGTTATTGTAACAGAAAATATGACAGAAAACGAGAAGATATTTAAGAAAAGAGTCCATGACCTGTTTACCAAAGCTAAGTCGGAATGGTTTGCCGATCCAAAAGAACAATGGTCTTTCCTCGGGTCTCTCTTTTTCTGCTGTACTGTGTTCACAACAGTGGGTAAGTTGTGAGGTAAAGTACACTTAACATCTGATGCTAATCACTGCATTTAACTCATGGGTTTCATCCAATGAATTCACAAAGGACGACCTATATTTGTAGTGAGTAATTCGAGTTAAAATGTTATCCAGTGCTCTGTATACCAGTATATTCTAATGCATTTTAGCACTGAGGTTGTTGTAATTGGACATGCAAATTAGCTGCTCAGGTGCATGCACACATGGTCATCATGACTTAATGCAACTTTTTTGTAAAAAAGAACAAACAGGTTTTCTCTACTGTTTTGGTTCAAAATGTGCTCTTGCCCTCCCCACTGTTGTGTATGATGCTGGGTGTTGCCCTCCACCACAGAGGTGGTGATCTGATTTTAAAGAGCTTCACAGTTGTTGAGGTTGAAAAGTGTGTTATAAATATAAGGCATTATAATTAATTCTTTCTTGCGTATCCACTGAGACATATTGAGAATGGCTAGTCAAGCTTCTATAAAGTACTCTTGAAATTTTCCAGTCCGGCTCCAGATGTAGACAGATGACCTAGATACAAACAAAAATGACCTGTTCTAGTCCCTTCTCTACAACATTATGGGGTGCTACTTACCATGTGCTTCTGCTGTTCTTCTTGACATCAGTCTCACCCGTTGGCAAGCGCAGGCAGTGACTAAGTCTTCCGCATAGAACCACTCAGAACGTGCATGCCTGAGACAATGACCAACACCACCCTTTGTGAGGGAAGGTCAGGAGGCAGCAACAGCAATCCAGAGAGGCTAACAAGGAAAGGGACAGAGACAGAAGATTTCTCGGGTggatgtgtgttttttttaaagaaggtaaCATAGTCAGATATCCAGCTGAAACCTATATTTATTCAACTGACCAAAATTCAGTTAAACTAAATATGGGTATGAAAAGTTATCTGACATAATCCTTCAGCATAAGATATGACAGAATCCACAGTTTTCAAACAACATGCACACCCCCATGCCTCTATAAGTGCTTGGACTCAGAATTCATTCTCCTGTATAACCTCAGCTATACTCCTCCCGTTTCTGCTATTAAGAAATCAGTTTCAAGATCTCAAGTTGTGTGGTTAAAGTCTCCTTCCCACTccttagaccagaggttctcaaactgtgctccgcggaccaccagtggtccgcgagctccattcaggcaGTCCACGGATAGTTCCTTCTAAGGTGCGCTCCTGGGTGGCCGCACCTGAGAGAATGAAGgaccacccacctaattagtggagccgtgcaggcatggctccactaattaggtgcttggaccctggagaagacataCATGTAagatgaggtggtggccttggggggagaagagggtaggtggaagggggcagtggggcgagaagacggggtggggggaatttgggatgtgcagggctgcggcagccagagaaagaggcaagttcccccagctccaggactgcagctgtgagggagaaatagcccttcttcccagcctcagctctgtggtggGGGAGATACCTCCCTTCTtcccatccccagctcggaggctgctgcggtgggggagagaaggagagaccCCTTTTGTTCCCAACCCCAGTTCACGGACTGCcacagaaggggagagagggcacatccatcgcattagaaaggttagactactgatattaaaatatgggttgtgtgcttttatttgtagaacaaaaaataattaagtttttttttatatagcgcttttatccaagcgctttacaatagttagctaacagtacaaacaacatttggaaagatcattaagtggtccgccaagaccctcagcaattttcaagaggtccgtgaaaaaaaaaaagtttgagaactactgccttAGACTACTTTCTTTGGTTACCCCTTTCTGCCCTTCCATGGCTGTTAATCTTCCTCtttgttacattaaaaaaaaaatccatctgttTTCTTTACAGCATAGAATCGGCATGTAATCACACCAGGGTGGTTATTATACATGGAATGTCCTGCACCACTGGTTTTCTAGATAAGACTGAACTACCCCACAAGTACCTCTGCATATGTAGGCAGCGGATGAGCTACAACCAGAGTGGGTGTGTCTACATCTGCACCTTTTCTTATGGGACTTCTGTGAGAGAGGCAtcaggattttatttatttattttactgacTCAGGCAAAATCCCCCCTGACTTCAATATAAGAGCTGATTTGTGGAATGGGTCTACATGGAAGTTTGGTTCTCTTCCGTCTCTGCAATTTCATGTTCTTCCACATATAATATTTTGCTATTGCAAATGATTTAAAAAGGAAGACAAACCATAGTTAAAACTAGaagccattaatttcaatggggagttttgcttgagtaaggaccaAAGGATCAGTATGGACACATTTTGCTTAAACATCAAACCAAATTGGCTAGGGATATAATCTAGTAAGTGCTGTAGCTGATGTTATTTTGGGGGGGGAATGCAACTTAAGAGAGTCTCACACTAGGAATGCAAAATAGTTTCCTCTCTGGCAAGAAATGAGGAAGAATAGATAGCAGGTGCTAGTAAGTAGTAGTAAATATTTATGACATGTAAATGTGTCCAAATCTTACATGATTTAGGACCTTAAGTCTTATTTTCAGAAGTGAGTTAGGTACTTAGAAGCACTTTTACTCCCATCCTATGTGCTTGATCCAAAATAAGCCCTATTTGTCAACCTTCCCAGGAAGCTATAAACCACATCTGTTTGCTTAGGCTCTTTGGAAGGCCTAAGATGCTTGGGGGTCTAGCGGAAGTGAGGAGCAAAGGatattcatttttgttgttgattGAGAGCCATTTGTGTGGGGTGAGATCAGCTGTTGCTTTGTTATTTGGCTGgattatatttgtaataaatgttAAAGCAACTATAACTTGTGGTAGGCACTTTTATGTATATgaatcaaaaggaaaaaagaaatcacgCTCCACATATTAATTACAGTAATTAATCCTCACCACTCACCTCTGCAGAGTAATAATTagcatccccatttcacagatgtggGAATGGAGACACACAGGATAAATAACCTCCCAAAGGCCACATACTGAGTTAGTGGCAGAGGCTGGATTAGACCATAAAGACTATAGCTATCTTTAGTAAGAATGAAGGTGACCTGGCAATTATACTCCAGTATTCAGTTTAATAATCTTAAAGACAGACCCCAAAATCATCTGAGAGGAAACGGTGTTGACTAAGGAAGAGAAAAgcgttttttaaaaaggattctttATGCCTTTTTGGAGGACAAAGAAGAGAACTTCCATTAAAAACTTTAATACAATTTCTCTCTGTTATCTTTTCCCTAATGGAAATGCATtaacttagggttagggttttaaTTTCATATCCAAAGAAGCAATGGCATAACTGCAGGAAAGGAGTCCTATGTCCTAATTTAATTTGCAGTTGTATATCTTACACTACCATTTTGTTACTTAAATTGATCATTTGGCAGTGGAAGTCTGGTAATAATTTTGCATTAGTTGCATTTGATATTGGTACTTTTTAGACCACTAGAGTAAAGTGTTATTGGTTTCCAGCCATGCTCTTCAATGGAGAAAATGTGTGTCCCCTAAAGCCCAGTTTTACAACTCTCCATATGTCAAATGCAACTCCTGCCATTAAAATCAGATCTAACAAACTGTAAACAGTTTCAAATCATTCACAGTGACAATTATGATCAACAATGGCCCTGAGTCATAAGTCAAGGTGTTGGGATTCATTGTTCCAAGCTATTTAACAGAATAACCAGTTGCAAAAATTCAGATTagaatccagatctgaatttacCAAAATATAGGGAGTTTTGATCTGGTATTCCATTCTGGGTCAATTTCTACATATGAGTTACCACATGCAAAAAACTCTCTGCTTTCAGGTAAGTTTTATGGTTTGTACATATGCTCTTTCAGAAGGAATACAGAGAAGGTCCTTCTGTCACACCCATCTACAAAGCCCCCGGCCTAAGAAGTTTTTAAAAGGATTGTGATaaatgctaaaaaaaaacaacaacaaaaaaaacctcacagACTATTGACTAAAATATCACCACACAAACTATTGACTTAAAACTGACAGTATTAAAAAGTTCAATGTTTTGAATAGAAAATAAATTGCAGtgttctatttttattttgtttttaggtTATGGCCATAGCTACCCCGTAACAAAGGTTGGAAAATATCTGTGTATGCTATATGCATTATTTGGCATACCTCTGATGTTCTTGGTTCTGACAGACCTGGGAGACATCCTTGCAACTATCTTAACCAGGTCTTACAATGAATTTAGAAAACTTCAGTCAAAAATGTTAGCCTGTAAACCAGCTAAACTGTGTTCTGGATGCATCTGTAAGaaaaacaatgagataaaaacTGGATCATCATTGCTTATGCAACACAAAATAGTCATCCAGGAACCTTTAAGTATCACGGAAGTGCTGAAAAGCCAATCCTCTGTTAAAAGGAAGTCACTGCAATATCGGAATGCTGAAATATTTGAAATGCTAATTGCAAGAGAAAATCAATACCTTATGCCACCAAGAATTAACAAATTTGAAAGATGGAGTTCATGTCCTGAACTAGATTCAGGGAAGATGACCTGTGTCATTGAAAACTTTGGCAAAGAACTTGAAAAGCTAGATGTGCCCATCTTGCTAATGGCACTAATTGTCTTTGCATACATCTCCTGTGCAGCAGCTATTCTTCCAAAGTGGGAAAAACATATGAATTTTGAGGAGGctttctatttttgttttatcACCTTGACAACAATTGGGTTTGGTGATATTCACTTGGAACATCCCaactttttcttgtttttttccctctaTATTGTCATCGGTATGGAAATAGTCATCATTGCTTTTAAGCTGGGACAAGAGCGATTGAT containing:
- the KCNK18 gene encoding potassium channel subfamily K member 18; translation: MELRSRPQQDKKMCTRVFWVVFPHACFISSLVIYAFLGAVMFSHIEGNRNCNESKEYKDFMLKLWNLSKDLTENMTENEKIFKKRVHDLFTKAKSEWFADPKEQWSFLGSLFFCCTVFTTVGYGHSYPVTKVGKYLCMLYALFGIPLMFLVLTDLGDILATILTRSYNEFRKLQSKMLACKPAKLCSGCICKKNNEIKTGSSLLMQHKIVIQEPLSITEVLKSQSSVKRKSLQYRNAEIFEMLIARENQYLMPPRINKFERWSSCPELDSGKMTCVIENFGKELEKLDVPILLMALIVFAYISCAAAILPKWEKHMNFEEAFYFCFITLTTIGFGDIHLEHPNFFLFFSLYIVIGMEIVIIAFKLGQERLIGLYRKVISYVSKKTSRQYEKYPCKK